Genomic DNA from Trypanosoma brucei brucei TREU927 chromosome 9, whole genome shotgun sequence:
taaagaagaactgacgagggaagaagaaacggcactggcacgctttcgggttgggtcttcaagacactatggatggatgttgcgaaagatcaacccgagtgtgcctccacagtgccgatggtgtaacccgcaacatgcagcgatagggccaacaatacaaacaaccacacctgttgcgacacgcactcttcagagaacctccgaaccgaccaaatgtacggaatgtgatgccacataccaatgccgctcgagtgctgtaacgcatatggtaaacaaacatggctttgtgcgagctgatgccctccggaggatcaaatacggcgatgcaacacctgcagtggacatccccccggagccccctccagtggtggcgatcgttcctctaccatcgagcacacgagtcccgatgagaccgcaggtgctttattgtaccctctgtgcctccaaattcgcagtgccaggccgactattacaccaccttagaacaatacatggcataggcagcggtagttgccgcgtgaaaagggggcgagaaaacgaggactcagtgcaaggagatggtagcgctccagcagcgccagcccctcaggatacaaagaagctgccgtttcaatgtgacctgtgcgaggcgagcttcgatACACGCtattccctgtcactacacaagaaattcaaacataagagcatagtgacggaggacggtaccgtggtggtagtgcaattccctcgtaaccgtgcccgtgagggaaacgttgacgtcccggggaagggcgaggtgcagtgtggtgtgtgccaaaaagtgctcagttgcagggactccctcatccgacactgtaaggctttccacaaaggtgagggagtcgagcttaaatgcagcaaaagcacaaaattgtgtgccactgattccccgcatacaaacacatccatgttggtgtgcccgacatgcggaaggcagtgtgctagcaaaactggcctcaccctacatcaaaagaagatgcacggtatgaagttagagcgcgctgttaccagccaacgcggcgactgcgaagaaacgtcgctgcacttgatgagctgccccggtttgaaggagttacatgtcaggtttgcggtagaaggtgtgtcTGTGTAGGatttatgtttttctaaaaggctggcacAGTTTCTCactgcggttgaacggagccggccgaaGGTGAAGccctcacctaaggtaacagacatacaacccactctcccttctgcaacttcccccttattgccgagtgtggagctagcaggaaaagcaccggacgcaggaatagtccagacaccctcagagacagagggggtatgcagtcaacaagcaacaaaaacagaaagaaaggaagagaataataaacgaataacaaaaatcaaaacaaaaggattgctaattgacatcttttggagagtctggggtgtggggcttctcgccccatctgctgtgttccgttcaactgcggagctacaacaaaaattatagagcgtgtgttaggctgaataaaaaagggagactctgccacagtcgccagaccgatagcgtctcagggctctacggtgatggctgatggccgcgccagtgggagGAAACtttcacgaaggcacgaagaaaattcgaaaaaaaaaattggcgTTGCCGCAACGGCTGTGGGAACGCCCTCTCACCCGCGCTGGGCCCGTAGCTTCAAACGAGGGCGAAACCTGAAAGTGATGGTGGCGTTTTTAAGGTGCAGGGTCGCGGTCAGCAGCGCATGGAAGTACTGGCGCACCTCGGTTGGGCACACAAGTGCTGATAAATGAGCAGCGCACAGTTTTTACAAGACAGCAGACGTGGCTAGCACGCCACGTATGAGCGGAGGATCAAAGTTACTTCCTAACGAGTGTGGGCACAGATGCGATCCGTACAGGCGAGGGAGCGTGAGGGACAAACATGAGAAACATGTATTCAGGGACTGTTGGTAATGAAGCGGGAGGGCCCGGAAACAGTGGACAATCACACGGCTTATCAAAACCAGATGAGCGGGAGTGTGGTAATGATAACCGGAATGTCGGCCACCATCAATGAAGATGCGGGGTCGCCGGTGAATGAGTCATCTGACACCGTTTCCGCAACAAACAGGCGGTGTCCTGTGAAGGAAAGTTATCGGTGGCAACAAAGGGCGGTGCGCAAGCCGTAGCGGGTGCATGTTGTTGCGGAGTGAACACGAAAGGAAGGGTTGCAAAAATGGAAAGTCGCGTTGAACAACACCGCACATCCTTTGGGAACCCGCGTACACGAAAATCATCTTCGATAAGGTAGGGCCCGTTGCGCATGGTTAGCAATGCCTCGAGGTCGTGAAACCGAACGCTTCTCTTCACCAAACCCAAACAACATTTAAGTAAACACTATCATCTGTATTTTAAGGAATCCTGTATACCTTGGTCCAGTGGTTAAGTAGAGTACTCGTCGCAGATAATACCGGCATGGATCCCCGCTGGCGTAAAGTATTTAGCTTACACTAAGGATGGATCTGCCTCAACATGGCGCCAGGATCCAGTAACAGAAGAGAAATCAACTGGGAAACCAAATGTTCCATCCAAACGGCGGCCGCAACACCGGATATGGTGCGACCACTCCGTGGGGAGAGAACCATTACTTAGTGTTCCACGGTCCAGTACCCTGCTCAGGTGGGGGAACCAAAATCCCTGATACAACTTCCGTCCGGGGAGGCGGATGGATATGGTAAACATGGTTCAGACGCAATGTGGGAGGGGTCGAATGGGCGTCAAATGGAGACCACCCTTCTAGATACGCGCACATATGCGGTCACCCAGCCGTGGGTATCAAttctccaaaaaaaaaaacagggggTTTTATTGGGTAGCAATGTCTGTATCCACCGTTGAGCCCCACACTACCATGTCCTCACGGCGTGGTGTGCGTAAATGAATTTCCTTCTTATTCTCTGGTGGACCGACTGCATGGCCCTGACAGTTGCGGGAGGAAAAAAGTCCTGTATAAGAGTAACCAAAAAACGAATCGACCCTCCAGTCTACGTCAGAGAATCGTCCTTACAAGTCAACTGAGGAACCTTTTTCCGTACCCTTAAAACATGCCTGCGATAAACCCCTCACCGTCCACCACGCAGCACGTACACATTTGTTACCTGAGGTTGCGGTTGCTGAGCAGTTGTctggtgtgtgttttgatgctgttgttgcggCAACGTTTCATGTGCCaaagaaaattatgaaatatATCCAATAAGTGTTTCTGCAACGAATAAGTAAGGTTATGTGAAactaaaacacataaaaggATCACTGCTTTCCATAGTTCCTGCATGAGCAGAGAATTGTTGGCACATAACATCTACTAACACTAGCCATACTGACAGCAACTTATTCCTCCTGCCCTCCGCCCTTGCACACACACCTCACAGTAACCAGTAACACCTCACAACTATTTTAAACATTCGGCTTATTGTCTCAACAAAAGTCAGAGGGTTAGTGACTTTCCTCTGTCACAAGCGGGGTTATTGCGACGGTAAGTTATTCCATTTTATCCACACATATatcaaatacaaaaagtaataattaaGTGATGTCGCGTAACTGTTTTAGTCATAATTCAATGTGGAGTGTTGCGACCTTCAATTTCTTTCGAAGTGCGAGTTGGAGGCCATAAGCTTCTTCTCCTTGTTGGTAGTTATGTGGGACATGTTAGTTGGACTCGGTCACCATAAGTTCTGTCGTCTAACagataacaacaacattatTTCTAAAAATTGTTATATACATTCAAAGAGTGAAATAGAGTGCATTTGGATAGAATAAATTAAGTCtcaaagcaacaaaaagataCTGTTGAATTTACTGCAAACACATTACACAAACACTTTCAATGAACAAACACATTATACCATTAACACAATTAAATTCCAAATACTATAACACATGTATTCTGTTCCAAAAAGTTACAATAAGTATTATGGTAATCACATCATAAGGTTATCAcgattaaagaaaaaaggaaaaaaatgaaatcaCAAGTGCAAATAATTTTTCCACCATATCTACATTTCGGTTATAAGCATAAGCACCATCAAAGGGTTTCCTCCTCATGTAAGATAACATTGGTAGCAACATTGTATCATCAAGAAGGCATTGCTCCCTCTGTGCTGCAGTAAGATTGAGCCATGAGTTTTCAAGATACATTTTGTCAAGTTCCGCCTTTACACTGGGAGTGCTGTAACATGTTTCGGCAGAGCAAACGGTGCAACTGCGtttcttcattccttcctCAAACATTTGCGTCATCGAATTAAGATGTCTTTTCAGGTTGTAAAGAGAAGCATTTTTCATCCGCAGGATTTCTGTTGTGGAATTAATAATATGTTGGGTAATGCTGTCGTTGCACTGTTGCTTTGACTtgtcaatttttttaattttctctttgtttgaTGTTTGAAGGGTCGCAACTGTTTCAGTTGAAtatgttgcttttttgctGTTCTCGCTGCATATTACTTCTTCTGcctttttaattattattttttttgcttgtattttttctttccatcgcTGGAGTTCAGCCTTCAAGTTCTTGACCTGTTGTTCATagggttttgtttttgtgattACCGGTTTGTTGCACAAACCTCTCCCTTCCACTTCGTCTTGCAacaatttgtgtttttgaacTAATTCGTCAAGGGTTTTCTCGTTACTGCACTTCCAAAGCTTAGGAACGTTGGAATAATCAATCAAATCACAGAAGACCCAGTTCTTCTCATGGCTGTACGATCCTCGAACTGTCAAAGAAAGCCTTATCATATGATCCGTGTAATCCTCCTCCATCCATTTTGTATAATCGCAAGAATCAGCGCTTGCCCATTCACTTAAGCGAGACATCAGTAGCAAAACTCCAAATAGCATTCGCATTTTCCTAACGTCCCTGCGGAAGATAACATGAAACAGaacattcatttattttgccCAAAACACACCTGCATAAGAGGGGCAATATTTTCATCTAAAGGACAAAACCAACTGTACCGATTCGCAAAATGATAATACCATGATAATTAACTAACATGTATGATATCCATAAAAattccattattatttcacATGATGGAAAGAAACATCTGCTTAAACTAACAGATTAATAAGTAAGAAAAGATACAAACATagcatattttatttccataGCTGTTTACATGTTTTCATTATATTTTGAATTATTCCCTTCAGTATCCTCATGTGGCGCCCCGCATTTAACACCTGATTTTGTCCATCCATCTTTTCCATATAATTTATCCAAATTTTCCTTTATGTGCACATCATCCCAACAAGTCCCAGCGTCACATGCGGgacaattattatttccaaGTTTTTCCAGCTgttgttccttcagttctATTGCTTTCTTCACACTTTCGATTTCTTTGTCCATTCTTTCTAGTTCAAGGTCGTATTCCACTTGCTTTtgtagctttttttttttgcactctGTTGCCTCTTTTTCCGAAAGTGTGTCCAGCCGTGCACTTTCGTTCGTGAGGTCCCGTATCTTACCATCCTCTTGTGACAtcgttttcatttccttttggcacttcttcttttcttgaaCCTCCCGTGTACTCCCTTCTTGAAGTCTCGCATGCTCCTCCTTCGCCTCCTCAatttgctgctgcagttgcGCCACCTGCTCTTTAAGAAGCCTCACTGAACTATCTACCTTCGCTTTGCAAACAGTTACGTCACCCACTTCACCGCTCCAGTTGAATTTGCTGGTTATGAGGCTTGTCGGATTATTGTTACTTGAAGTACCACAAAACCACAACAATTCACTTCcaccttccctccttccgctgttgttgcataACATCCACTTGTAATTTCCGTTCGCAAATTCATCAGCGTTTACTATCACGGCATGAATATCCTCCTCTCTTCCGTCTACTTCATACCTTCTCAAGGTGCAACCTTCtgccttcccttcccccctcccactAAAAAGCAATAGCGTCATCCCCGCCCACAAGAACATAGCTTTCCCACGCCCTTTCATATTGTAACTTTGCACTATATGCCTTTCAAAAACCTTGTTGTCCTTGTTAACAAATGCGTATATAAATCAAATGAAATAATGGCAACAGCGAGTGTTAATTATAGTGACGGcagcttcttttcttacTCTGAAGTAGCACTGAATTTATTTCTCCATTGACACACGGCACAATGGCAGGACACAAATAAAGCTGAAAGtaaaatttaacaaaaataatatgtGATCCAAATACCAAACGGGTGTGGCACCATGCATATCCAAGTGCAAACCTTTCACAGAAGATATACACgaaataaatgaacacaCATTTTCTGATCATCACACGCATATGCATATCCTACATTAATTTCAGTTAACAGTTTTTCTCCTTAGCGATCCCTACTTCATCCCCGCATGTCTCACATTTATGTTCCTCATAACCTACAACACATATCAGATGCGCTGCCACTTCCATCCTACCACCACAAACTCACATCaaatcccctcctttttcccctccctctgcATAAAGTTGCAATTCaacaaatgcagcagcaTCACAATTCTGGAGATTCCGGTAATGCGATCACCCTGAAGAACAATTAATATTAACGGGCTGCATCTCTCACTACAATTCCACATAACGACACACCCCATGAAATATGAGAACTTTTGGTGACATTATATCGTTTGGCATTTCCTACCAACATTCAAAAGGATTTGCCACACATCACAATTAGTTGCTGTATATCGTAAAACACCGTGAAATAGTGTAGCAGTACGAGAAAAGGGGAGTCTAGTCCCTCTCCCGTAACTTCATCATTTCAATAAATGCTAACAGTATTCACGACCCAATACAAAAGacaaggaacaacaacatatgGGAGATTTTACAGAATCCCACTTCTCTGCATCACAGCATCACCCTCGATGGCTCCTACACCTCGAGTTGAAGTAGACATGATAATTCATACAGGGGTCGAACGGAAagataacatatatatatgtatatacataacaTATGATACGTAATACGTAATACATATTCCAGCACTTTTGTTGCTATCCACAGAGATTTGACATGTtgggaaacaaaatatacaGAATCAACATTACTCCAATTGCATCAGCCTCACAACACATTCGAGCGAGGGAATTGTGTAGAACTCAAGTACTGGAAATGTGAGATGCCATAAACATGTAACGATTAAACttgaaaacaaatgcaatcTGGAAGTAAGTGTAACTAATGTATGGAATGACTGGAATTGTTGGAAATACAGAATTTAATATAACTAAAAATAATACGTGTATTTTCATGCCACACGGAATAAAAAATGTGATAgaatacaacaacagtaaccaCAGTGGCTGAAATTCAAATAACACAGTTAAGTCACAGTTGCAGCATAAACACTTCTGGAAAGACTCCATAAAGGGTAAGAAAACTAATCATATTTCAAAGACTCAATTAGGCGTGGAAGAGAAACGGCAACTGGTACAAAATTAATGTAACTGCAGGAACATAGTGACACCAAGTGGCCATAAACTCAAGCGCCTGATGTGAAACCTCATCTCCTGAATCTTATTAGTAatgtgtaaagaaaaaagaaagtaaagaatcATTACACTCAATGCTTCTATCATTGCATATTTTGAATGTTTGTAAGTAAGCTAAGCTATTATATTGtgcgtatatttatattttttcttcccctggTAAAAGAGTAATGAATAAGAAGAGCttattcaaaagaaaaatactgaaGTGTAGtagtgaaaacaacaatgcTTGCAGCAACTGAAAGAGCAGTGAGTGCACAAATGAATATGCTCATGCAATGCCTTCAACTTCACGCACGTTTAGCATAATATGAGTTACAGAGGCATCACTtagtagaaaaaaataataaagcgtggaaaaataataataataataataatagtggtaatCGTAATACCAAAGAAATAGAGGTTATAGGGGTggcaataatagtaacaaatTTACTatatatggaaaagaaagtgtcGTATTCTCGAAAGTAATAAAGAGAgtaataagaaaaggaagaagtgcaACACTGAATATTTTACTGGTTGAAACTGATTCGAAGAGAACATGATATCAATAGAGTTGTAGGTGCTTCTCAATTCAGTAAAATGGTTGCGAccacacaaatatgttttccctctcatgCACAaactctccttcctttcctctctttgtttcttacTCATatgccttcattttcttatatttttgttctcactttTCTAAACCTTCAATTCGCTTCGTTATAAAGCCACTCAAATCTCGAACTACCAGTTTTGATAAATGCACCATGTCGAGTAAAACTTCCCCATGAGGACAGAAAACATGTTGACAAGAGGAGTGACATAATCATTCACTGGTTAGAGTCCACACTCGcaacaatggaaagaaataaatcagaagtaaaacaacaaagagaaaaacaaattataTGGAAACACCAGCTTTCCCATTCCTCTCTTATCGCCTCaatatatctttctttctttcctttctccctaCAAACATTTGCCTCTTTCCTATACTGATAATTTATTGAGTTGGTTGCTGCTCACTTTGACACTGTGTAAAGATTTCCCATGCCCATTTACATGGTGCCGCATTGCCTTCATTTGCTTCCAAACATTTTGCATAAGTTTGGACATGAGCTGCACAGGCACCGTTACCAACTTGTTGTGCCACCTGTTGCAACTCAGTGGGTTGTGCAGGCGGGGCATTGCGGTCGAAGAGCATATGTGAAATGCCGTGGCCAATGACGGAACCGGCTGCAACTGATGCCACATTTCCAAGGAGACCGCTACCCATTCCACCACGCAGCACGTACACATTTGTTACCTGAGGTTGCGGTTGCTGAGCAGTTGTCTGGTGCGTGTTTTGATGCTGTTGTCGTGTGCCaaagaaaattatgaaatatATCCAATAAGTGTTTCTGCAACGAATAAGTAAGGTTATGTGAAactaaaacacataaaaggATCACTGCTTTCCATAGTTCCTGCATGAGCAGAGAATTGTTGGCACATAACATCTACTAACACTAGCCATACTGACAGCAACTTATTCCTCCTGCCCTCCATCCTTGCACACACACCTCACAGTAACCAGTAACACTTCACAACTATTTTAAACATCTGGCTTATTGTCTCAACAAAAGTCAGAGGGTTAGTAACTTTCCTCGTGTCGCATGCGAGGTTGCTGCAAAATGCGAAGAGTTCCACCTTAtcgcacacacatatcaAATACAAAGAGTAATAATTAAGTAATGTCGCGTAACTGTTTTAGTTATAATTCAACGTGAAGTGTTACGGATCCTAATTCCTTTCAGATTGGAAACCGCAAACCATACAGTCCTGCTTCTTGTTACAAGTCAAGTGGGACATGCTAATTGGATTCAACTTCAATTAATTCCGTCATTTGCAGGTAGCAATAACATCTATCCTAAGAATTGTTATTTGCATTTAAAGGGTGAAATTGAGTGCATtcagataaaacaaaataagactcatagcaacagcaaaaagagaCTCTTTAGGGTTTATGGCAAACACAATCAATGAACAAACACACTATACCATTAACACAATTAAATTCCAAATACTATAACACATGTATTCTGTTCCAAAAAGTTACAATAAGTATTATGGTAATCACATCATAAGATTATTCCGGTCAAATTAAAAAGcataaaaatgaaattaGAAGTGCAAATAGTTTTTCCATCATATCTACATTTTGGTTATAAGCATAAGCACCATCAAAGGGTTTCCTCCTCATGTAAGATAACATTGGTAGCAACATTGTATCATCAAGAAGGCATTGCTCCCTCTGTGCTGCGGTAAGATTGAGCCATGAGTTTTCAAGATACATTTTGTCAAGTTCCGCCTTTACACTGGGAGTGCTGTAACATGTTTCGGCAGAGCAAGCGGTGCAACTGCGtttcttcattccttcctCAAAATTTCGTGTCAACGACTTTAACGTTTCCTTTAAGTCCTGGAGGGAAGCAAGTGCTGCATTTATCCTTGTCTCTTGAGGACCGGCGATGTATTGCGTAATGTTTTTGTCGCATCGTTTCTTCTCCTTTGTGATGCTGGCTTGTTGTTCGTCAATATCTTCCTGTAGGCTCTCAATACTTGCActcatttcctttaattTTGTAAGTTTATGATGGCATTTTccgctttcctctttctttttgtcttgttcTCGTAGCACAGTGGCCACTTGATCTTCCTTCTTATTAAGTTCGATTTGCAAATCTgtaactttttgtttgtccgcCCCCGTTTGGCTAGTTACTGTTATATTGCACAAACCTCTTTTTTCTACTTCGTTTTGTAAAGGCTTGTTTTTCTCAACCAATTCATTTAGAGTTTTATCGTTGTCGCAGGTCCAAAGCTTAGGTTCCGTATCATGTTTCAGAGAATAGCAAAATATCCACGTTTTATCAACttcaaaaaaattttcactATTTGAAAAAAATCTCCTCCCGTAACCACTGTAATCATCTCCCCTCCACGTTACGTCACTGCATCGTTCATCACTTGCTCTCACAGTTAAGCAAAATATCAGCAACAATAATCCAAACAGTATTCGCATCTTCCTAATAATCTTATAGCAGTTATCACGGAACAAAGCacgcatatattttttccataAACACATTTGCATAAGAATAACCAAATTTACCATTAATGGAACAAAACCAACTGTACCGATTCGCAAAATGATATTATCATGATAATTAACTAACATGTATGATATCCATAAAAATTCCATTATTAATTCACATAGTGGAAAGAAATCTCTGCTGATACTGACAGATTAATAAGTAAGAAAAGATACGAACCCaacatattttatttccataACTGTTTACATGTTTTCATTATATTTTGAATTACTCTCCTCATTACCCTCATGTGACACCCCGCATTTAACACCTGATTTTTTCCATCCATCTTTTCCATATAATTTATCCAAATTTTCCTTTATGTGCACATCATCCCAACAAGTCCCAGCGTCACATGCGGgacaattattatttccaaGTTTTTCCAGCTGTTGTTCCTTCAGCTCTATTGCTCTCTTAACGTATTGAATTTCATCTAAGACTTTCTCCAATCTCTCTTTGTAATTCCCCTCTGTCCAtattttcctgttttcacactctttttcttcctgtttaAAAAGTGCATccactcgttttttttcatcctGAAGGCTCCTTACCTTGCCTTCGGAACCAGCCATTCTCCCAATATCCTCTTCgcactgtttcttttctcgaTCCACCTGTGTGCACGCTGCCCGAAGGCGCACAACTTCCTTGTCTTTCCCACCAATTCGCCCCCGTAGCTGTTCGGCTTCACGGTCTAGCTCCATCCGTCTCTCATGCACTTTCCTTTTACAAAAGGATATATCACCTCCACTACTCCAATTGAATCTGTTTGTAATGAGGTCTGTTGGTTGCTCATCGCTTGAAATATCACAAAGCCATAACATTTCATTTGCTCCACCTATTCTTTCGCTCCTGTTGCATATCATCCACTTATGATTTTTTACCAAGAGGTCATCATTAGCCTTCATCACAGCCACCTTATCATCAACCTCTCCATCCTTTTGGATTCTAACACATTTGACAGCCTCCACCCTTTCTGTAAAAGCCAAAAACAATATCAACCCcgccaaagaaaaaaacataagtgtCCCATACTCTTTCATATTGTTAGTTCACACTATATATCCTTCAAACACTTTCTTGTCCTTGTTAACAAATACATATACCCAAACCAAATGAAATAATAGCAACAGTGAGTGTTAACTATAGTGacagcagcttcttttcttacCTTACCTTACCTTACCGTGGCACTGAATCTGCTTCCTCATTGACACACGGCACAATGGCAAGACACAAATAAACTTAAAActaaaaattaacaaaaaatatatatgtgatcCAAATACAAAATAGGTACAACAACATGTGCATTCAAATGCAAACCTAACTCAGAAAAAATACACgaaataaatgaacacaTGTATTCCGATTAGCACACGCATATATGAATATCCTTTGTCAAAGTCAGTTAACAGTTTTTTCCCTTAGCAATCCTTATTCCATCCCCGCATGTCTTAAATTCTATTTCCCACAGCCTACAACACATATCAGATGCGCTACCACTTCTATCCTAGTGCCACAAACTCACATTAATCAAATTTCCTTCGTCACACCTCTTTCCTCTGCACGCAGTTAGAGTTCAACAAACGCAGCAGCATCATAACTCTAGAAATGCCGGTAATGCGATTAGTCTCAAGAACAAACAATTAATACTAACGGGCTGCATCTCTCACTACAATCCACATAACAACACACCCCATGAAATATGAGAACTTTTGGTGACATTATATCGTTTAGCATTTCCTACCAACATTCAAAAGGATTTGCCACACATCACAATTAGTTACTGTATATTATAAAGCATCGTGAAATGGTGTAGCAGTACGAGAAAAGGGGAGTCTCTAGTCCCTCTCCCGTAACTTCATCATTTCAATAAATGCTAACAGTATTCACGACCCCatacaaaaaacaaggaacaacaacatatgGGATATTTTACTGAATCCCACTCTCTACACATCACAGTGTAACCTGAAATGCACTCTTCACTTCGAGCTGCAGTAAACATGATAATTCCCATAATGCTCAATGAAAAGATAACAGAAATATATAACATATGATAGGTAATACATGATATATATTCCAGCACTTTTGTTGCTATTCCCAGAGATTCAACATTTtaggaaacaaaatatacaGAATCAACATTACTCCAATTGTATCAGCCTAACAAGACACTGAATTGAGGAAATTGTGTGAAACTTAAGTACTGGAAATGCGAGATATCATAAACATTCCACGATTGGACTcaatgaaaacaaatgcaatcTTAAAGTTAGTATAACTAATGCATGGAATGACTGGAATTGTTGGAAATGAAGAATTTAAtataactaaaaaaaaataatagtattTTCATCCGATATGGGAGCAAATATGATAGAATACCACAACAGTAATCTCAGTAGTTGAGATGCCAATAACACAGTTAAGTCACAGTTGCAGCATAAACACTTCTGGAAAGACTCcataaagggaaagaaaactaaTCATATTTCGAAGACTCAATTAGGCGTGGAAGAGAAACGGCAACTGGTACAAAATAAATGTAACTGCAGGAACGCAGTGACTCCAAGTGGACATAAACCTAAGGAACTGATGTGAAACCTCATCTCCTGAATCTTATTAGTAAtgtgtaaacaaaaaaagaaagcaaagaatCATTACACTCAATGCTTCTGTCACTACATATTTTGAATGTTTGTAAGTAAGCTAAGCTATTATATTGtgcgtatatttatattttttctttccttaccaAAAGAGTAAGGAATAAGGAGAGCGTATTCAAAGGAAAGATACTGAAGTGTAGTAGTGAAAATAACAACTCTTGCAGCAACTGAAAGAGCAGTGAGGGCACAAATGAATATGCTCATGCAATGCCTTCAACTTCACGCACGTTTAGCATAATATGAGTTACAGAGGCATCACTtagt
This window encodes:
- a CDS encoding hypothetical protein, conserved (GPI-Anchor Signal predicted for Tb09.v1.0450 by DGPI v2.04 with cleavage site probability 0.78000003 near 278); the protein is MLFGVLLLMSRLSEWASADSCDYTKWMEEDYTDHMIRLSLTVRGSYSHEKNWVFCDLIDYSNVPKLWKCSNEKTLDELVQKHKLLQDEVEGRGLCNKPVITKTKPYEQQVKNLKAELQRWKEKIQAKKIIIKKAEEVICSENSKKATYSTETVATLQTSNKEKIKKIDKSKQQCNDSITQHIINSTTEILRMKNASLYNLKRHLNSMTQMFEEGMKKRSCTVCSAETCYSTPSVKAELDKMYLENSWLNLTAAQREQCLLDDTMLLPMLSYMRRKPFDGAYAYNRNVDMVEKLFALVISFFSFFL
- a CDS encoding hypothetical protein, conserved (similar to Structural maintenance of chromosome 2 (Chromosome-associated proteinE) (Chromosome assembly protein XCAP-E). (Swiss-Prot:P50533) (Xenopus laevis)) yields the protein MKGRGKAMFLWAGMTLLLFSGRGEGKAEGCTLRRYEVDGREEDIHAVIVNADEFANGNYKWMLCNNSGRREGGSELLWFCGTSSNNNPTSLITSKFNWSGEVGDVTVCKAKVDSSVRLLKEQVAQLQQQIEEAKEEHARLQEGSTREVQEKKKCQKEMKTMSQEDGKIRDLTNESARLDTLSEKEATECKKKKLQKQVEYDLELERMDKEIESVKKAIELKEQQLEKLGNNNCPACDAGTCWDDVHIKENLDKLYGKDGWTKSGVKCGAPHEDTEGNNSKYNENM
- a CDS encoding hypothetical protein, conserved (similar over 163aa to Tropomyosin 1 (Swiss- Prot:P17536) (Saccharomyces cerevisiae)); the protein is MRILFGLLLLIFCLTVRASDERCSDVTWRGDDYSGYGRRFFSNSENFFEVDKTWIFCYSLKHDTEPKLWTCDNDKTLNELVEKNKPLQNEVEKRGLCNITVTSQTGADKQKVTDLQIELNKKEDQVATVLREQDKKKEESGKCHHKLTKLKEMSASIESLQEDIDEQQASITKEKKRCDKNITQYIAGPQETRINAALASLQDLKETLKSLTRNFEEGMKKRSCTACSAETCYSTPSVKAELDKMYLENSWLNLTAAQREQCLLDDTMLLPMLSYMRRKPFDGAYAYNQNVDMMEKLFALLISFLCFLI